A stretch of DNA from Macrotis lagotis isolate mMagLag1 chromosome X, bilby.v1.9.chrom.fasta, whole genome shotgun sequence:
GGGCCAGTTTAGCTGAAAttggaggtggggggtggggtgggatgggaTGTAATATATAGTAAGAAAGAGCCACATCAGGTAAGATGTTGAATGCAAACAAAAACATTGCTAATTTGCCCTATAGGCCAAAGGAGAGCTCTTTGGGGGAGAAGGGATGCATGACATGATCTGACCTATATTGTAGGACTATCACTTTGATAGCTCTCTGAAGAATGGATTGAAGGTAGAGGCAATGAGAATACTATAACAGTCCAAGTTAGAGAGAATGAAATCCTAAAACTGGAGTGATGACAGCATTATTAGAGGGAAATGGATGACTGCAAAATATGTTGTGAAATGTCCTGGCAACAGGGTGAACATGGAGTAGGAGAGGAGCAGAGTAATAGAGAATGAAGAGTCTAAAAATTTAGAGGACCAGAAGGATGGTTGTGCCCTTGACAGAGAAACAGCTTTAGGAAAGATAATGACTTTGAGGACAACCAGTTGGAAATGTCTAACAGTTAGTAATAAAGGCCTGGACCATTGAGAGAGTGCCTGGGATGTGGTCCTGGAACACCCAAAGTTAGGAGGtgagataatgataatgatcCAAGAAAAGATGGTAACCAACAGAAAGCAATGtcataaaatgcagaaaggaaagaatattcagCAACAGAAGGTGGTTGGTCAATAGTTTGCTTTGGGTCAGTTGTTTAATTTCccggggcctcagtttccttcactgtaaaatgaaggagttggactagatggtctctgtaGTCCTTCCATCTCTAATATTATGTAAAGTCCTGCAGAGAGGTTAAGAATACTGAACAAAGTTCACTgtatttgacaattaagagattgCCAGTGTCCTgggagagcagtttcagttgactGATGAGGTTAAAAGTCAGAATGCAATCAGTTGACAAGCAAGAATAGAAGAGGAGGAAACAATAAGGATGGAGGACTATAAATAGGAGGAGAGGAGATTTGGGTAAAATGAAGATTTCAGTAGGAATGAGGGAGACCTTGGCATGTTTTCAGATAGCAGGGAAACTGAAGcgtagaaagaaaaaagaaagataactgaGTAACAATATGCCAGAGGACAGGACCTATTAGAGGATTGACTTTCATGAAAAAGGTCACTTTCTATCACAGTTTGCATTAAAGGAAGACAGAATAGGGGTTAATGTCAAGGAGTCTTGAGGCAAAGAACAGGAGGGGCAGCTCCTAGTAAGAGTTTTGGTCAAGTATGAGGTGAGGGCCTCTGTGTAGGATGGtggtaaagggggaaaaaggaagttTGAAACAACCTCTATGTGTATTGTCTGAAGAATAAAAgtattatggggcagctaggttgtgcaatggatagagcaccacccctggaattaggaggacccgagttcaaatccagcctcagacacttaattattacctagctgtgtgaccttgggcaagtcgtttaatcccatggcaaaaaccaaaaccaaaccaaaaaaaaaaaagaataaaaggattgccttgctaCATTCTacaaaacataaaattataatagaTAGTAGagttctgtattttctttcaacaTGATTCAAGAAGACGTGTAGGAAAGAAGAGAGTCAATGGTGGGGGAAACAAAGTTAGCAAATCATGACTGAAAATAGGTCAAAGCTGCAAGGGATTCAAAGGGTTCAATATCGATTGAGTTGCAGAACTACAGCTttaagggaggaaaaataaagtggagaAGGGGATATGGTCTACTAGAATGATGGGTGGAGGTCAGTGTAGATGAAGAACAGGCTGAGGAGGAATAAGGCACAGAAGAGATCAGATTTTTATTCAAGGATGCAGAGCATTTCTTGCTGATGATGGAATCAAGCATGAGACCACCCTTGTGAATGCATAAAGTGGAGTGAAAGAGAAGGGACACTAAGAGCTTGATTAGCTGGGAGGCCAAATTGTCTGAGGGAACATCAGGATGTATGCTGAAAGCTATTAGCATAAGAAACAGTGGTAAAGACTTTGAGAACCAGAGAGAAGGACCCACTGTACCAGTATAATACATAGAGAACTATggctaaatattttttgttagtCTACAAGCTAAATATGAGTTAAACATGTGATGTGGCAGCCAGAAAAGTGAATATGATCTTCTCTTTCACTGAGAGGAAAATAATGTTCAAAATGTCCATTTCATTCAATCTAAGTTGGACCATGTAGATCTACAATATTTGGTTCAGATCCGagtgccatattttaggaagaaaactGATAAATTGGACAAGTCAAAAAGAAGTTTCTcctttagcctgaagaagagatgACTTAGTAGAGATATGACAgcagtctcatatttgaagaaagATCATGTAAAAGACATTGTTCTGAGAGGGCAAAAACAATGGCAAAGTATAACTCCCTTCTCTTGGCagagaaaggggcagctaggtgacacaggggatagatcaccagacctggagtcaggaagaccttttattagctgtgtgaccctgggcaagtcacttaaccctgtttggctcagtttcctcatttataaaataagctggagaaggaaatggcaatccactccaaTGTATcattcaagaaaaccccaattgggatcagagtcagaaacaactgaaaaatgactgaaaaagaaaactaatcccACAGTGGAATGGGCTGTCTGATCATTTGTAGAAACTAgggtagaggggtggctaggtgttgcagtggttagagcatgggccctggagtcaggagtacctgagttcaaatccggcctcagacacttaataattacctagctgtgtggccttgagcaagccacttaaccccatttgccctgcaaaatccttttaaaaaaagaatcaatgggggggggggggggcagctagatggcgcagttaatagagcaccggtcctggagtcaggaggacccaagttcaaatccagcctcagacacttaaaaattacctagctgtgtggtcttgggcaagccacttaactccattgccttaaataataaaaaaaaattttttttttaaagaatcagtcTTGGAGTACTTGAATATTAAAGACCATATTCatgctagcattttattttccatcaaaaaaGCAATGGAGATATTTTAAAGGAAAGCTTAAATGGAATCAAACTTCTACCAGTTTAGTGGGGACTATATATCCATTGTGGGATTCCTTCCCATCAATAACCTCAACTTCATGGGATACCAGATGGTAACCAGTACAACACTTCTGTCAGATTTCCTTCATGTCCTGATCAGATCTCAAGGATCTTCTTTTTTCAAGGAATGTGGGCCTGGGCCTTGGCTGCAGGATAGACATGGATGCTCAGACCCACTGACATCAGCTCTGCTGCTGTTCCCTTAAGAGTCTGGGCAACTCCATCCTTCATCTGAACTCTTTAAGAAAAGTATAAGCTGATATCTGGGAtgttcaacttaaaaaaaaatccctttccatatactacttcagacacttacccgGTGCTGTTTTGTAGCATACTGTTCTGGAGGGCAGAGTAGGGGCATTCTTCACCCTGGGACTCTGTGTTGTCTGTAAGACTTGCCTCTGCCTCTTcagttcctcttctctctcctgggCTGCTCGGATCTCTTCTTCTATCATGGACAAAGTCCTCTGCTTCCTTGACCTTAGCTTAAAGGGTCCCACTGTCACCTCTGATTCCTGAGTGGCCAAAAGGGAGGCAGTGCTCCTCAGCTCAGCTGCCTCTGAATACTTGCTAAAATAGCTCCCTTCTGGCCTGCTCTCCTCAATGTGGACTGGCTGAACAATGTGGAATTGTTGGGGAGTTGCCTCCTCCCTGAGTTCTCTGTCTTGGGCTGTTATCTTTGGTAACACATCTCTTTTTTCTTGGACAGGAGAAGACACTTGAGGTGGCTTAAATGTGCTCTGATGCTGATCTGAGCTAGGAGCCCCAGCCCCAACTTCATCTTGGGCTTCCCTTGGGCCAGTCTTTTGTTCGGCTGGGTGCTTGTTTGCTTTGGAAACAGCTCTGTCAGCCTGCTCGGCTATGGCTTGTTGGATGGCAGTCTGCACCAAAAGACCAGCATGATATTCCAGGGGGTCATCTGCCAGCAGGGAATCTCCAAGCATAGAGGATGGGGAATAGAAACCATGGTCACTGAATGACTTGGAGGCTCCTTCAGCTCGACCCTCAGAGGGTGTGTCAGTCTGTGGGGTCTGAGGCAGAGAAAAATCTGTCAAAGAGTTTTCCTGGAGGGCGTTCATTGTCTCATTGGATGCACCACTGTCACTGAGGTTGTCCATGCTGAAGTCATTGGACAATGTTTCCAGCACAGTGGTTCCTTGAGACCTCACTGACAGCTCCTCTAAACCAGAGTCCAGCTCCTCTGGGGGAGAAGAGATGTAGACTGACCTGGCAAATGGATCTAAGATGCCAGGGTCCTCATCTTTCACCACAGTGAAGACAGCCCGAGCACTTGTAAACTCGCCCTCCTCTGCCCACAGCTTGGCCGTTGAGACAGGTTTTGAAGCATCAGTACAGGGAGATTCCTTTTCTGGACTAACTGTAGTGTTCTGGTCTCCTCCTAAAAGTTCTGGAACACAGGAGGCCTTCTGACCCTTGGTGGCAGCTATCCCCTCATCCTCCATCTGCCCCACAACTGAAACTGGTGATGGTCTGGTGATGGTGGATGGCTTATCTGAGTAGGAACCCAAGGGTCTATAAAAGGGTTTGATGGAAAATAGTCTGGGTGCTCCCTGGCCTCTGGCTTCTGTTTGCCTGGAATTCTCCATCAACTGAAATTGCTTTCTTGCAGCAGAGAAGTCTATTTGATCGGTGACAACATCCTCCTTCAGACCACTAGTTGGGTCTGGAAGTTCAAAAGAATATTCTGTCTGTTTTGGGGATGGTGGAACTGTAGAAGGCTGGGGCagcggctgctgctgctgctgctgctgctgctgctgctgctgctgctgctcttgtTGCTGCCTCCTCTCCTTGCGTTCCTTATACTTTTTATGTGACTCAAGTGGCTCATCATCCAGTTGCTCCTCTAGGGTCTTCTCCTGGGGTGGATTCCACCATTTGGCTGCAATAGCAGGATTTTTTTTCACTGCCTGACTTCGGATTAATTCTCGCCTCTCTTTTTCTAGTTCCAACATCTCCTCTGATGGTCTTACTTTTCGGACTCTATAGGTTTCCTTCTCGCCATCATCCTCAAAAAGTTTGGATGGCTTCTTATCCTCATGGAAGGCACGcaattcaaattttgcttctttcttcagAGTGGTGAGAGTGGTCTCCCCATCTCGGAAAGAGCCCTTTGAGCTGGTTGAGGAAGTGGGACTCACAGGAGCTTGAAGACCATCCccaagcacctccctctgcccaTCTGGAGAGTGACCATTTGCCCTGAAGGTCTCTGCCATGATTTCACCTTGGCTCAGCTCTACAAGAGGAGGGGCCTGCCTGCCAACAACGGGAACTGCTTCCCTCTCAGTGAGTTCTATGTGGTTTGTGGTAGGGATGGATGGACTTAAGCTGCCCACAGTGAAGGCTGTGCCTAGCTCTGGTGAAGATGTCCCGTTGTAAGTCACATCAGCAGCAGAATCACAACAATTGGCCTCTAACACTTCATCTAGATACTGGATCTCTCTAGCCACCTCATTATCCAAGGATTCATGGTGGTCAGAGAGGAGGCCATTATGGGGGGAATAAAAAGGGGAGGAACTTTTGTCCATGGAATGTGATGCTGAAGAAACCCCAGAAACACTTTTACATTCTGCAATGGGAATTTCAATTTCCATGTTCTTCTTGCTGGGAGAAAGAATGCTGACGGGAGGTTCCAGCAGATTGGCACTAGAATGATCTCCACTTTTTGTCAATCTGATGTCATCCTCGAGAAACTTGTGAGGtttctaaaataaagagaaaagtgaaagaaaagtcTGAATTTGATGCCATCATAGCATATTTCTCTTATTCAATTATATCACACAATTTTCTGGAAGAACTACTGAAATGACCAGAATGTCTGTAGGAAAATAGATAATATGTGAGACATAAATAATATCCAGTATTTCACAGACATGAATTGAACAGCTTTTTCATggtttaaatattattaatagtaGTTTGCTATTAACTAATTTGGTAATATCAGTTAATTAATTAGCTAATTTAATAGTTTAATGGTTAAGGAGCTAATGTTTCAGTTGAAGGAAATTTAGTATAAGGCAATGGAAAGACTGCTCAATTTCTAGCTAGAAGGCCTGATTTTAAACAATGCCCTAGTACTTACTGTCCCTGAGGCTCTGGGAGAGTCTCTCTAGTCCTCAATTTGTTTATTTCTGTAGTGAGGAGTTTTTTCCTACTCTActttcctactctgtaaaatggggatgataatagcatctacctcccagggttattgtaaggggaaaaagagataatatttgtcaagtgctATGTAAGTACtaagtagttattattattattattattattattattattattattattattattattatttactactACTTAATATACAGCAAATTCAATGTGGTAGAACAAACACTGCCTGCCTTGTTTATGTCCCACCTTGGGTCCTATGCTTTTTAGAtttcactcaattttttttcttttttcttttttaggttttgcaaggcaatggggttaagtgtcttgcccaaggtcacacagctaggtaattattaagtgtctgaagctagatttgaactcaggtactcctgactccagggcctgcactctatccactgggccacctagctaccccgatTTCACTCTATTCTTCACCTCaacccttccccccttttttgtaTCACTAGATCTATTCCTTTTACTCTTCCCCATTCACTGCCCCACCATGGCCCTCCTTACAGCAAATTTCTATTGAAATGTCTATATCTGAAAAGGTACAAGCCATTGTGTACCTACAGTTCATTACCTCTCCACCAAGAGATGTAAGACTGTTTCATCAGGTTCCTGTAGTTATTGCGATGTGTTATTAcaataagtctttcaaagttatttcttttaCAAAACTGTCATTATGTAAATAATCCTCCTGGTTTGGCTATTCCCCCATCTAACTTCAAGAATAAATATTCTGAGTTTTTTCAAATGAACCTGACATAACAGCTTCAAATGTGTTCACTATCCAAACTAACTTCCTTTGTATTTACTCTAACTTGTCaaacatttttcttaaatggAGGTGCCTAGAatggaaatatattcaaataCTTCTGTGTGTGTGCCCCACATGCTAGTAAAAGGTTATTTTACTCTCTATATATATCAGTTTCTTTAAAAACCATCCCCTTCATTATTTTTACAGTtcaataatttattcatgtaatgtaatttatttagctattttgcCCAACAGATGAGCACCCcccttttctttccaattctttgccaatataaaaaagctactatattcttgtgtgtgtgtgtgtgtgtgtgtgtgtgtgtgtgtacaaaaatCCTTTTTCTTGTTATAGGATCCCTTGAGGTATAGACCTGATAGTAGTTTTACTGGGTCAGAGTATGTATGTACAATTTAATAGCTTTTTTAAAGCATGATTTCAAATAGCTTTCCAGAGTAAAGTCTGGgttagttcacaattctaccaaaagtgcATTAATGTCACTCCCAGTCTCTCAGACTCTccaaaaattctcattttccaaatttttgtcaACTGTGCTGATCTGATCAGTttgaggtagaacctcagaattgttttaagttGCAGTTCTTTAATATAGATAATATGAAGCACACTTCACATGGTTACTGATAGTTGGTTTTTCATccactcatttgacagatgagaaaacaaaaagttggaactcttaaataatttacccaggatcatataTCTACCTAACTGATAAATCCCACATTGCACCTACATTTTTTGATGTTGTTGTTCATTATTGTGGTCTtgatctcatttggaattttcttgacaaagatactggagtggtttgccatttcctttttcagctcattttacagaggaggaaacaaaggcaaacagggtaaagtgacttgcccagggtcacagagctaataagtgtctgaggtcagatttgaatccagaaagataagccttcctgattccaatacCAGCATTAAATCCACTGCATTACCTGGCTACCCTTCTGTCTCCATTCCTGTCAATTTTATACCTAGCCAATGATCCTTCCTGAATTAAGCCACTTCTCTGGGCACTGCATTTCTAGGTAAGATCCTAGAAAATTGTATCAAGAAAGTCCTCATGACTTTTATTAGCCTAGGATAGGAAAAAGAATATCAAGAGCTGGACCAAACAAAGGGTCTATAAAGTACAATTATACTTACTTTATGCTATTACACAAGTATAATGTAAGAATCagatttgagtcttcctgactccaggtccagaactttatccactgcaccacctggctagcCCACACCTATTTTACCATGCTGCATAAAATGAAAGATTCTGGAGGATCAGCCAAAGACATTGAGAAGATAGTTTATACTTGGTGGAAAACATTTAATGTTATGAGGAAAGCATCCTGAAATTTGAATCTCACTGTTTCAATTCTAGCCTAGATGATACAACTTATTGTATAGAATAAAGGAACATAAACTCTCTGGCCTTAGCTTCTctacttgtaaaatgaaaagcCTGGACCATAATATCTCTAAGGTTTCCTCTGAGGTGCATTTTTATGGTTCCCAAAGTAGGTTCATTGTGTTATAATTTAGAAGTCTGAATCACTCACCTCAGTAATTCAAATAATAAAGGTTGTTGAAGCTAGAGATAATTtgtttacttaaaaaaaagaaacctgtcATTTTATAAGGCCTGAAAGtgaacataaacacacacacacacacacacacacacacacacacacacacacactctcttgAGTAATATACAAAGTACCTTACAAAACTAGTTAATTCTTTTCAAAGCTATATAATATCTAAAGAGTAGATGGATGGAAAGTGAAAATAATGAGCTGATAGGGAACTCTTAACTTTGATGCCAGTTTATTTTGGATACATCTCAGACCAGACCATTTAGCTGGTCCATTTGCTTGAAGAGACATCAAGCCAGGCCAAGAATTAAAAAAGATCAAGCTGAATGGCATCTGAGAAATTATATGCTTTTAATGACCCCAAGTCTCCTCATGAAACAGAAACCCATCTTTTAAATGGCAATATTCTTCCAGTGATGTCATGGGATTGTGAATCATGGAATACATCATGGTCAAATAATCAAAACATGGTGAAAGGGAGCAGATATGTATTCAGGGCTGTGTGGTCTTCTCACAGTTATTTTCAATGGTCATTGCAGATTAAACATAAGAGTATTAGATGTGAGGCTAGAATGTTGTCTGTTGTCAAAACTACAATTTTCTAACTCTTACTTGAATTTATCTTAGGACaattaggtggtgtagtagataatagagttggc
This window harbors:
- the PALM2AKAP2 gene encoding PALM2-AKAP2 fusion protein isoform X5, whose translation is MAEAELHKERLQAIAEKRKRQTEIEGKRQQLDEQILQLQHSKSKALREKWLLQGMPAGTAEEEEARKRQSEEDEVRVKKLEDNIHRLEKEIQTLESEESQISAKEQIILEKLKETEKSFKDFQKSFSNTDGDAVNYIYTQPPDLPILYSRTTESSSNQDGTSRVAGSQWASVLPYDDEKTFNPLETFDVEMTVQKPHKFLEDDIRLTKSGDHSSANLLEPPVSILSPSKKNMEIEIPIAECKSVSGVSSASHSMDKSSSPFYSPHNGLLSDHHESLDNEVAREIQYLDEVLEANCCDSAADVTYNGTSSPELGTAFTVGSLSPSIPTTNHIELTEREAVPVVGRQAPPLVELSQGEIMAETFRANGHSPDGQREVLGDGLQAPVSPTSSTSSKGSFRDGETTLTTLKKEAKFELRAFHEDKKPSKLFEDDGEKETYRVRKVRPSEEMLELEKERRELIRSQAVKKNPAIAAKWWNPPQEKTLEEQLDDEPLESHKKYKERKERRQQQEQQQQQQQQQQQQQQPLPQPSTVPPSPKQTEYSFELPDPTSGLKEDVVTDQIDFSAARKQFQLMENSRQTEARGQGAPRLFSIKPFYRPLGSYSDKPSTITRPSPVSVVGQMEDEGIAATKGQKASCVPELLGGDQNTTVSPEKESPCTDASKPVSTAKLWAEEGEFTSARAVFTVVKDEDPGILDPFARSVYISSPPEELDSGLEELSVRSQGTTVLETLSNDFSMDNLSDSGASNETMNALQENSLTDFSLPQTPQTDTPSEGRAEGASKSFSDHGFYSPSSMLGDSLLADDPLEYHAGLLVQTAIQQAIAEQADRAVSKANKHPAEQKTGPREAQDEVGAGAPSSDQHQSTFKPPQVSSPVQEKRDVLPKITAQDRELREEATPQQFHIVQPVHIEESRPEGSYFSKYSEAAELRSTASLLATQESEVTVGPFKLRSRKQRTLSMIEEEIRAAQEREEELKRQRQVLQTTQSPRVKNAPTLPSRTVCYKTAPGKIEKVKPPPSPTAEGPSSQSDFLPEETAGSQRPKNLMQTLMEDYETHKSKRREKMDESSYTCKLLSNNKVTSEVLEATRVNRRKSALALRWEAGIYANREEEEDE
- the PALM2AKAP2 gene encoding PALM2-AKAP2 fusion protein isoform X7, with protein sequence MEIEIPIAECKSVSGVSSASHSMDKSSSPFYSPHNGLLSDHHESLDNEVAREIQYLDEVLEANCCDSAADVTYNGTSSPELGTAFTVGSLSPSIPTTNHIELTEREAVPVVGRQAPPLVELSQGEIMAETFRANGHSPDGQREVLGDGLQAPVSPTSSTSSKGSFRDGETTLTTLKKEAKFELRAFHEDKKPSKLFEDDGEKETYRVRKVRPSEEMLELEKERRELIRSQAVKKNPAIAAKWWNPPQEKTLEEQLDDEPLESHKKYKERKERRQQQEQQQQQQQQQQQQQQPLPQPSTVPPSPKQTEYSFELPDPTSGLKEDVVTDQIDFSAARKQFQLMENSRQTEARGQGAPRLFSIKPFYRPLGSYSDKPSTITRPSPVSVVGQMEDEGIAATKGQKASCVPELLGGDQNTTVSPEKESPCTDASKPVSTAKLWAEEGEFTSARAVFTVVKDEDPGILDPFARSVYISSPPEELDSGLEELSVRSQGTTVLETLSNDFSMDNLSDSGASNETMNALQENSLTDFSLPQTPQTDTPSEGRAEGASKSFSDHGFYSPSSMLGDSLLADDPLEYHAGLLVQTAIQQAIAEQADRAVSKANKHPAEQKTGPREAQDEVGAGAPSSDQHQSTFKPPQVSSPVQEKRDVLPKITAQDRELREEATPQQFHIVQPVHIEESRPEGSYFSKYSEAAELRSTASLLATQESEVTVGPFKLRSRKQRTLSMIEEEIRAAQEREEELKRQRQVLQTTQSPRVKNAPTLPSRTVCYKTAPGKIEKVKPPPSPTAEGPSSQSDFLPEETAGSQRPKNLMQTLMEDYETHKSKRREKMDESSYTCKLLSNNKVTSEVLEATRVNRRKSALALRWEAGIYANREEEEDE
- the PALM2AKAP2 gene encoding PALM2-AKAP2 fusion protein isoform X6, whose amino-acid sequence is MIATWMLFSLFSKPHKFLEDDIRLTKSGDHSSANLLEPPVSILSPSKKNMEIEIPIAECKSVSGVSSASHSMDKSSSPFYSPHNGLLSDHHESLDNEVAREIQYLDEVLEANCCDSAADVTYNGTSSPELGTAFTVGSLSPSIPTTNHIELTEREAVPVVGRQAPPLVELSQGEIMAETFRANGHSPDGQREVLGDGLQAPVSPTSSTSSKGSFRDGETTLTTLKKEAKFELRAFHEDKKPSKLFEDDGEKETYRVRKVRPSEEMLELEKERRELIRSQAVKKNPAIAAKWWNPPQEKTLEEQLDDEPLESHKKYKERKERRQQQEQQQQQQQQQQQQQQPLPQPSTVPPSPKQTEYSFELPDPTSGLKEDVVTDQIDFSAARKQFQLMENSRQTEARGQGAPRLFSIKPFYRPLGSYSDKPSTITRPSPVSVVGQMEDEGIAATKGQKASCVPELLGGDQNTTVSPEKESPCTDASKPVSTAKLWAEEGEFTSARAVFTVVKDEDPGILDPFARSVYISSPPEELDSGLEELSVRSQGTTVLETLSNDFSMDNLSDSGASNETMNALQENSLTDFSLPQTPQTDTPSEGRAEGASKSFSDHGFYSPSSMLGDSLLADDPLEYHAGLLVQTAIQQAIAEQADRAVSKANKHPAEQKTGPREAQDEVGAGAPSSDQHQSTFKPPQVSSPVQEKRDVLPKITAQDRELREEATPQQFHIVQPVHIEESRPEGSYFSKYSEAAELRSTASLLATQESEVTVGPFKLRSRKQRTLSMIEEEIRAAQEREEELKRQRQVLQTTQSPRVKNAPTLPSRTVCYKTAPGKIEKVKPPPSPTAEGPSSQSDFLPEETAGSQRPKNLMQTLMEDYETHKSKRREKMDESSYTCKLLSNNKVTSEVLEATRVNRRKSALALRWEAGIYANREEEEDE